A region from the Acyrthosiphon pisum isolate AL4f chromosome A1, pea_aphid_22Mar2018_4r6ur, whole genome shotgun sequence genome encodes:
- the LOC100160983 gene encoding chromodomain-helicase-DNA-binding protein Mi-2 homolog isoform X1, giving the protein MASDEEVEESFTEEFDEPSSRVENSFDSEEEKRVEEEDDEYDPDGRKKKRGKKRKAKSDSKKEKKRKKRKRGGDSAEESDFGNFEEETTAANDSDYSNRKSKKSKNSSSKHHQPTTSSTSQDNNGTGMPSVEEVCQTFGLQDVSIDYTDADYQNLTTYKLFQQHVRPILAKENPKVVIAKMMMLVAAKWRDFCQQNPHQEQPEFEANEEPEYQPKSSTSRHKSRSVDELDELEEEEEVEVEEKKSKKRSNRAKRSGGGNKRNSQGSTSKVPTLKIRLGKRKQASSDDDAEGVGTGDAQGDSDAEFEQMLQEAEEGASAEAEVPEKKVEDPDAPKKKAKTKIGNKSKKKKKTKMTSKFPDGSGDGEEGYEQTDHQDYCEVCQQGGEIILCDTCPRAYHLVCLDPELEDTPEGKWSCPHCESEGGQEQEEDEHQEFCRVCKDGGELLCCDSCPAAYHTFCLSPPITDVPDGDWKCPRCSAKPLPGKVSKILTWRWKPIPEDPNKPVDEQSEKINRRRNKQQRQREYFVKWQDQSYWKCDWVSEVQMEVFHPITIRSYMRKYDMDEPPKLEEPLDELDNRWKRLREVGGDQAALEEKFYRYGVKPEWLLVHRILNHKHLRDARMMYLVKWRDLPYSLATWEHENPEYTDLKSFIDYYWELRASCDTSKKTKKVKGKKGSSKKDSVDDEETPKATMGLTCRKFVGAPDKPVSDLKKKYEKQPDYVTDTGMELHPYQLEGLNWLRYSWGQGIDTILADEMGLGKTIQTITFLYSLYKEGHCKGPFLVSVPLSTLINWEREFETWAPDFYVVSYVGDKDSRVTIRENEFSFDDTRSGVRCNKIKGIVKFHVLLTSYELISIDAPLLGSIEWAVLVVDEAHRLKSNQSKFFRLLAGYNIRNKLLLTGTPLQNNLEELFHLLNFLTPEKFNDLTVFQNEFADISKEEQVKRLHEMLGPHMLRRLKADVLKNMPSKSEFIVRVELSPMQKKYYKYILTRNFEALNPRGGGQQVSLLNIMMDLKKCCNHPYLFPAAAQEAPTAINGSYEIGGLTRAAGKLVLLSKMLRILHDTNHRVLIFSQMTKMLDILEDYLEGEGYKYERIDGSITGNQRQEAIDRFNAPGAQQFVFLLSTRAGGLGINLATADTVIIYDSDWNPHNDIQAFSRAHRIGQANKVMIYRFVTRNSVEERVTQVAKRKMMLTHLVVRPGMGGKQTNFTKQELDDILRFGTEELFKEEEGKEEEAIHYDDKAVAELLDRSKIGIEQKENWSNEYLSSFKVASYVTKEEDEEEEANTEVIKQEAENTDPAYWVKLLRHHYEQHQEDMSRTLGKGKRVRKQVNYNDGGGVVDSTREDTTWQENLSDYNSDFSAPSDDDKEDDDFDEKDGEAGKKLKRKPERKEERDRPLPPLLARVGGNIEVLGFNARQRKAFLNAIMRYGMPPQDAFNSQWLVRDLRGKSEKNFKAYVSLFMRHLCEPGADNSENFADGVPREGLSRQHVLTRIGVMSLIRKKVQEFEEINGFYSMPELIRKPIQTIKAADASTSSTPVPRSEASTPTTTVSEKTEVETENKPKDPEEKPKETPATTDDKPIEIKSEDSTVTSPVKIENELSAKIDTPEETTVVVKEETEGAVNLQKEKPTEEKTPEKEGIQESDNVVVKVEQPDASSTEPKETNSVATSEIEKKEEEKEKESESSTADKKEEEIKSAEASAKALQADDEAKKKLLEEAERAKVAAGIGTENDKEDKITRKFMFNIADGGFTELHTLWVNEEKAAVPGREYEIWHRRHDYWLLAGIVTHGYGRWQDIQNDIRFAIINEPFKMDVGKGNFLEIKNKFLARRFKLLEQALVIEEQLRRAAYLNLTQDPNHPAMSLNARFAEVECLAESHQHLSKESLAGNKPANAVLHKVLNQLEELLSDMKSDVSRLPATLARIPPVAQRLQMSERSILSRLAATTSSATSTSQQQSGVGTISNQYPNGFQNGQLNGAFGNTNFTNFRPQYSVPGQQTSSSSTA; this is encoded by the exons ATGGCATCGGACGAGGAAGTCGAGGAGTCTTTCACCG aagaaTTTGATGAACCATCAAGTCGTGTAGAAAACTCGTTTGATTCTGAAGAAGAAAAACGTGTAGag gaGGAGGATGATGAATATGATCCTGATGGTCGAAAAAAGAAGCGAGGTAAAAAGCGTAAAGCAAAGAGTGAttctaaaaaagaaaagaaaaggaAGAAAAGAAAAAGAGGTGGAGATAGCGCTGAG gaaagtgattttggtaattttgaaGAAGAAACTACTGCTGCTAATGACTCAGATTATTCCAATCGAAAGTCTAAGAAATCAAAAAACTCGTCTTCTAAGCATCATCAACCTACTACATCCAGTACATCTCAAGATAATAACGGCA ctGGAATGCCATCAGTTGAAGAAGTCTGTCAAACATTTGGTTTACAAGATGTTTCAATTGACTACACTGATGCTGACTATCAAAATTTAAccacttacaaattatttcagCAACATGTTAGGCCTATTCTTGCCAAGGAAAATCCCAAG gttgtGATTGCTAAAATGATGATGTTAGTTGCTGCAAAGTGGCGTGACTTCTGCCAACAAAACCCACATCAAGAACAGCCAGAATTTGAAGCAAATGAAGAACCTGAATACCAGCCTAAAAGTTCAACTTCTAGACACAAG tcaaGATCGGTGGATGAATTAGATGAattagaagaagaagaagaagtagaagtagaagaaaaaaagagtaaaaaacgAAGTAATCGAGCTAAGCGTAGTGGTGGTGGTAATAAGAGAAATTCGCAAGGATCTACCTCTAAAGTTCCCACATTAAAAATTAGGCTTGGAAAACGCAAACAAGCAAGTTCt gaTGACGATGCAGAAGGTGTTGGGACTGGAGACGCTCAAGGTGATTCTGATGCAGAATTTGAGCAAATGCTGCAAGAAGCTGAAGAAGGTGCTTCTGCTGAAGCTGAAGTACCTGAAAAGAAAGTTGAAGATCCTGATGCTCCTAAAAAGAAAGCAAAAACTAAAATTGGTAACAAGTccaaaaagaagaaaaagacAAAAATGACTTCCAAATTTCCAGATGGTAGTGGTGATGGAGAAGAAGGATATGAA CAAACAGATCATCAAGACTACTGTGAGGTCTGCCAACAAGGAGGGGAGATTATCTTATGTGATACTTGTCCAAGAGCATATCATCTTGTATGTTTGGATCCAGAGTTGGAAGATACCCCTGAAGGAAAATGGTCTTGTCCACATTGTGAAAGTGAAGGTGGTCAAGAACAAGAAGAAGATGAACATCAAGAATTTTGCAG aGTATGTAAAGATGGAGGTGAACTTTTATGCTGTGATTCATGTCCAGCCGCTTATCATACGTTTTGTTTAAGTCCACCTATTACTGATGTACCTGATGGTGATTGGAAGTGTCCTCGATGTTCG GCAAAACCATTACCTGGAAAAGTATCAAAAATCTTAACTTGGCGCTGGAAACCAATACCTGAAGATCCTAATAAACCAGTTGATGAACAATCTGAAAAGATTAACAGGCGGCGAAATAAGCAACAAAGACAACGAGAGTACTTTGTAAAATGGCAAGATCAGAGTTACTGGAAATGTGACTGGGTGTCTGAAGTTCAA atgGAAGTTTTTCATCCAATTACTATTCGAAGTTATATGCGAAAGTACGATATGGATGAACCACCTAAATTAGAAGAACCATTAGATGAATTGGACAACCGATGGAAAAGACTTCGTGAAGTTGGTGGTGATCAAGCTGCTTTAGAAGAAAAATTTTACAG ATATGGTGTAAAACCAGAATGGCTATTAGTCCATAGGATTCTAAATCATAAGCATTTAAGAGATGCACGTATGATGTATTTAGTTAAATGGCGAGACTTGCCATATAGCTTAGCTACATGGGAGCATGAAAATCCTGAATATACAGATTTAAAATCATTCATTGATTattactgg gaGCTAAGAGCATCTTGTGATACATCAAAGAAAACCAAAAAAGTTAAAGGAAAAAAGGGCAGTAGCAAAAAAGATTCAGTTGATGATGAAGAAACACCTAAAGCAACAATGGGACTTACTtg tCGCAAATTTGTTGGAGCCCCTGATAAGCCAGTATCAGATTTAAAAAAGAAGTACGAAAAGCAACCTGATTATGTTACCGATACTGGTATGGAATTGCATCCATATCAGTTAGAAGGTTTAAACTGGTTAAGATATTCTTGGGGTCAAGGCATTGATACTATATTAGCTGATGAAATGGGGCTTGGCAAAACCATTCaaactataacatttttatactctCTTTATAAAGAAGGACATTGCAAAGGTCCATTTTTG GTGAGTGTACCATTATCGACACTTATTAATTGGGAGCGTGAATTCGAAACATGGGCACCAGACTTTTATGTTGTCTCTTATGTAGGAGACAAGGACTCTAGAGTGACAATTAGAGAAAATGAATTTTCATTTGATGATACTCGTTCTGGTGTACGTTGTAATAAGATAAAAGGCATAGTTAAATTCCACGTGTTACTTACAAGTTATGAACTAATTTCAATAGACGCCCCATTGTTAGGATCAATTGAATGGGCTGTGTTAGTTGTGGATGAGGCTCACAGGCTTAAAAGCAACCAgtcaaaa tTTTTTAGGCTTTTGGCTGGCTACAATATACGTAATAAGCTACTATTAACTGGTACTCCTCTGCAAAATAATCTAGAAGAGTTATtccatttattaaattttttgacgCCTGAGAAATTTAATGACCTAACAGTTTTTCAAAATGAATTTGCTGATATTTCAAAAGAAGAACAAGTCAAACGTCTTCACGAAATGTTAGGACCTCATATGCTCAGAAGATTAAAAGCTGATGTTTtaaag aatATGCCTTCAAAATCAGAGTTTATTGTACGTGTGGAATTATCTCCAAtgcaaaagaaatattataaatatatattaacaagaAACTTTGAAGCACTAAATCCAAGAGGTGGAGGACAGCAAGTGtccttattaaatattatgatggatTTAAAAAAGTGTTGTAATCATCCATACCTTTTCCCTGCGGCTGCTCAAGAAGCTCCAACGGCTATCAATGGAAGTTATGAAATTGGTGGTCTCACTAGAGCAGCtggaaaattagttttattatctAAAATGCTTAGAATACTCCATGATACAAATCAccg agttttaatattttctcaaaTGACAAAAATGTTGGATATTCTTGAAGATTATCTTGAAGGAGaaggttataaatatgaaagaATTGATGGTTCTATAACAGGAAATCAAAGACAAGAAGCAATTGATAGATTCAATGCTCCTGGTGCTCAACAATTTGTATTCTTGCTCTCAACcag ggcTGGTGGTTTGGGAATTAATTTGGCAACTGCTGATACAGTCATAATTTATGATTCTGATTGGAATCCTCATAATGATATACAAGCTTTTTCAAGAGCTCATCGTATTGGTCAAGCAAATAAg GTTATGATATATCGTTTTGTGACAAGAAATTCAGTTGAAGAACGAGTTACCCAAGTTGCCAAAAGAAAAATGATGTTAACTCATTTAGTTGTAAGACCTGGTATGGGAGGAAAACAGACTAATTTTACTAAACAAGAATTAGATGATATATTACGATTTGGTACTGAAGAACTATTTAAAGAAGAagag GGTAAAGAAGAAGAAGCTATTCATTATGATGACAAAGCAGTTGCAGAGCTATTAGACCGTTCAAAAATTGGTATTGAACAAAAAGAAAATTGGTCAAATGAATATTTATCATCTTTCAAAGTGGCTAGTTATGTTACTAAAGAAGAAGATGAAGAAGAAGAAGCTAATACAGAAGTAATAAAACAAGAAGCTGAAAATACTGATCCTGCATATTGGGTTAAATTGCTTCGTCATCATTATGAGCAACACCAAGAAGATATGTCCAGAACATTAGGCAAAGGAAAACGAGTTAGAAAACAAGTTAACTACAATGATGGTGGTGGTGTAGTAGATTCAACTCGTGAAGATACTACTTGGCAAGAAAACCTATCTGATTATAATTCAGATTTCTCTGCTCCATCAG atgaTGACAAAGAAGATGACGACTTCGATGAAAAGGATGGGGAAGCTGGTAAAAAACTTAAACGTAAACCTGAAAGAAAAGAAGAAAGAGATCGGCCTTTACCTCCATTATTGGCTAGAGTTGGTGGAAATATTGAA GTACTTGGATTTAATGCTCGGCAAAGAAAGGCTTTCTTAAATGCCATCATGAGGTATGGAATGCCACCTCAAGATGCCTTTAATTCTCAATG gcTTGTAAGAGATTTAAGAggaaaatcagaaaaaaatttcaaagcaTATGTTTCGTTATTTATGCGTCACTTATGTGAACCTGGTGCTGATAACTCTGAAAATTTTGCTGATGGTGTACCACGTGAAGGTTTAAGTCGACAACATGTACTCACAAGAATTGGTGTTATGTCACTAATTCGTAAAaaa gtTCAAGAGTTTGAAGAAATAAATGGCTTCTACAGTATGCCAGAGCTTATTCGTAAGCCTATTCAGACAATCAAAGCAGCTGATGCATCTACTAGTTCAACTCCTGTTCCGCGTTCTGAAGCTTCAACACCAACAACTACTGTTTCAGAAAAAACTGAAGTTGAAACGGAAAATAAACCAAaa GATCCTGAGGAGAAACCAAAAGAAACACCAGCAACTACTGACGATAAGCCAATAGAAATTAAATCTGAAGATAGTACTGTCACATCTCCtgttaaaatagaaaatgaatTATCTGCTAAAATTGATACACCAGAAGAAACAAct GTCGTTGTTAAAGAAGAAACTGAAGGAGCAGTGAATCTTCAAAAAGAAAAACCAACTGAAGAAAAAACACCAGAAAAAGAAGGCATCCAAGAAAGTGACAATGTGGTTGTTAAGGTTGAACAGCCTGATGCTTCATCAACGGAACCAAAAGAAACTAATTCTGTAGCAACATCTGAAATTGAAAAGAAAGAAGAAGAAAAGGAAAAGGAATCTGAATCATCTACAGCTGATAAAAAAGAA gAGGAAATAAAATCGGCTGAAGCTTCAGCAAAGGCACTGCAAGCAGATGATGAAgctaagaaaaaattattagagGAGGCTGAAAGAGCTAAAGTGGCAGCTGGCATCGGAACTGAAAACGATAAAGAGGATAAAATTACTAGGAAATTCATGTTTAACATCGCTGATGGTGGTTTTACTGAACTCCATACTTTATGGGTTAATGAAGAAAAAGCAGCAGTTCCTGGACGAGAATACGAAATTTGGCACAGAAG acatgATTATTGGTTATTGGCGGGTATTGTAACACATGGTTATGGGCGTTGGCAAGATATTCAGAATGATATCCGTTTTGCTATTATCAATGAGCCTTTTAAAATGGATGTAGGTAAAGGAAACTTCTTAGagatcaaaaacaaatttttggcAAGAAGATTTAAATTATTGGAACAAGCACTTGTAATTGAAGAGCAACTTAGGCGAGCCGCCTATTTGAACCTTACACAAGATCCAAATCATCCAGCAATGTCATTGAATGCTCGGTTTGCTGAGGTGGAGTGCTTGGCTGAATCACACCAACACTTGTCTAAAGAAAGTTTAGCTGGAAACAAGCCAGCCAATGCTGTTCTTCATAAA gtattaaatCAACTGGAAGAACTTTTGTCAGACATGAAATCTGATGTAAGCAGATTGCCAGCAACTCTGGCTCGTATACCACCTGTTGCCCAGCGACTTCAAATGTCTGAGAGATCTATATTATCTCGTTTAGCTGCTACCACATCTTCAGCTACATCTACTTCCCAACAACAATCTGgag ttggaACCATAAGCAATCAATATCCTAATGGTTTTCAAAATGGACAGTTAAATGGTGCGTTCGGCAACACCAACTTCACCAATTTTAGACCCCAGTATTCAGTACCTGGGCAACAAACATCATCATCTAGCACTGCTTAA